One genomic segment of Erysipelotrichaceae bacterium 66202529 includes these proteins:
- a CDS encoding aminopeptidase — MKKLYISADIEGIWGNGAFAHTAKNGSEYEEYRTHMIAEVNLLIDKLFTAGAEEIVVNDGHGTMDNLSASRLDPRACLVVSNGAYKEYGMMEGLDGSFDGVCFIGYHCRSNTHGVMAHTIWGSLVRSISVNGEELGESGINARLAWEYGVPVVLVSGDDLLKEQLKEELHMPFAYVETKKAISSQCALSCSWQMLEERYERAVSSMEALCVQSPAVIKKPYTVDITFHQERNADFVSRMDGVTRMSDCMVRIQKNSYDEVYRYLRFVIKVSNAFAS; from the coding sequence ATGAAAAAACTGTATATATCTGCGGATATCGAAGGAATATGGGGAAATGGAGCATTTGCGCATACTGCAAAAAACGGCAGCGAATATGAGGAATATCGCACCCACATGATTGCGGAGGTGAATCTGCTGATTGACAAGCTGTTTACAGCAGGGGCAGAGGAGATTGTGGTGAATGACGGTCACGGCACTATGGATAATTTGAGCGCATCCCGGCTGGATCCGCGTGCCTGCCTGGTGGTAAGCAATGGAGCATATAAGGAATATGGTATGATGGAGGGGTTGGACGGCTCTTTTGACGGTGTATGTTTTATTGGCTATCACTGCCGTAGTAACACACATGGCGTTATGGCGCATACTATTTGGGGATCACTTGTTAGAAGCATTTCCGTTAATGGTGAGGAGCTTGGAGAAAGTGGAATCAATGCCCGTCTTGCCTGGGAATATGGTGTTCCTGTCGTGCTGGTCAGCGGGGATGATCTTCTAAAGGAGCAGTTAAAGGAAGAATTGCATATGCCGTTTGCTTATGTAGAAACCAAAAAGGCAATTTCCTCACAGTGTGCTCTTTCCTGCAGCTGGCAGATGCTGGAGGAACGCTATGAGCGCGCAGTTTCATCCATGGAAGCATTATGCGTGCAATCGCCTGCAGTGATAAAAAAACCATATACTGTGGACATCACCTTTCATCAGGAACGCAATGCAGATTTTGTTTCCCGTATGGATGGCGTTACCCGTATGTCTGATTGTATGGTACGCATACAGAAGAACAGCTATGATGAGGTATACCGGTATCTTCGCTTTGTTATTAAGGTAAGCAATGCATTTGCTTCCTAA
- a CDS encoding nucleotide pyrophosphohydrolase: MEAAIKRVRKFVEDRDWDQFHTPDNLAKSICIEAGELLECFQWEAEKYNHIAVCEELADVMIYSMQLADKLHVDMEQIILDKMEKNEKKYPVEKARGNAAKYDAYE; this comes from the coding sequence ATGGAAGCAGCAATAAAAAGAGTAAGAAAGTTTGTAGAGGATCGGGATTGGGATCAGTTTCATACCCCGGATAATCTGGCGAAGTCTATCTGTATAGAGGCAGGGGAGCTGCTGGAATGCTTTCAATGGGAAGCGGAGAAGTATAATCATATCGCGGTATGTGAGGAGCTTGCCGATGTGATGATTTACAGTATGCAGCTGGCAGATAAGCTGCATGTGGATATGGAACAAATCATACTGGATAAAATGGAAAAGAATGAAAAGAAGTATCCTGTAGAAAAAGCCAGAGGAAACGCCGCAAAATACGATGCATATGAATAA